From one Bacteroidota bacterium genomic stretch:
- a CDS encoding response regulator codes for MKLLSHLFWTLCLALCLSAAAAGQPAPAEQAEQEVWFEIYRVLVDDFPLPIREGEPVAPPLGRRNVEFRYGAVAADSVRFRFQMEGLDADWVDAEGRTFAYYRDLDAGSYTFRVEAQTVRGGWTRIQALPVFIAPYFYETGWFLLLVFGVVVALGAGLFWYQTRQVRAQSRRLGHLVAERTQALQQEKERAEDALATARQERAQAEAARAGAEAAHAEAQAAHAEAREALVTVEQQALQLLRVEHLKSQLFANLSHEFRTPLTLILDPLERVARGELGDFDDYARHSLDIARLNGLRLLRLVNQLLDLSKLEAGGMELQARRGDLVAFLQRAVDLFGAEAERLGIRLLFQSETDRLAVYFDPEKLEKIIFNLLSNALKAMPQGGKVLVSVRTSPALEDDGAPVHAGHAEIAIQDTGIGISGDKLPHIFDRFYQVKASTPSQGTGIGLSIVKELAELHRGEVLAESRLGFGSTFTVRLRLGDAHLGAHERVDDAPGEAMLPAPSPLSEESLLATRSLPDSPRPTSAAPPVAAEAADADGPPSPLVLIVDDHADLRETVRRHLDPHYRLVEASNGEEALSLARERRPDLVVSDILMPVMDGLELCQRIRDDEAIASTPVILITARGGDETRIAGFDTGADAYLTKPFIGEELLARAANLIRQRRTMRERFSQEVVLEPLDRPVRSADAAFLEGLYQIVEAHLDDAGFTVVQLAEEAAISPAQLKRKLRAIADQTPVELIRTYRLRRAEKLLRGQAGTVSEIAYAVGFNSVSYFAKVFRELTGKRPSDALADAAASRTAEAVTEPDSQS; via the coding sequence GTGAAGCTCCTCTCTCATCTTTTCTGGACGCTCTGCCTCGCGCTCTGCCTCAGCGCAGCGGCGGCGGGCCAGCCGGCACCGGCCGAGCAGGCCGAGCAGGAGGTGTGGTTCGAGATCTACCGCGTGCTCGTGGACGACTTCCCGCTGCCGATCCGCGAGGGCGAGCCGGTGGCCCCGCCGCTCGGGCGCCGGAACGTGGAGTTCCGCTACGGGGCCGTCGCCGCCGACTCGGTGCGGTTCCGGTTCCAGATGGAGGGGCTCGACGCTGACTGGGTGGACGCCGAGGGCCGCACCTTCGCCTACTACCGTGACCTCGACGCGGGCTCCTACACCTTCCGCGTCGAGGCCCAGACCGTGCGCGGGGGCTGGACGCGCATCCAGGCGCTCCCCGTCTTCATCGCGCCCTATTTCTACGAGACGGGGTGGTTTCTGCTGCTGGTCTTCGGCGTCGTCGTCGCCCTCGGAGCCGGGTTGTTCTGGTACCAGACGCGGCAGGTCCGGGCGCAGTCGCGGCGGCTCGGCCACCTCGTCGCGGAGCGGACGCAGGCGCTCCAGCAGGAGAAGGAGCGCGCCGAAGACGCCCTCGCCACGGCGCGGCAGGAGCGGGCGCAGGCCGAAGCGGCCCGGGCCGGGGCCGAGGCCGCACACGCCGAGGCGCAGGCCGCACACGCCGAGGCCCGCGAAGCCCTCGTGACGGTCGAGCAGCAGGCGCTCCAGCTCCTCCGCGTGGAGCACCTCAAGAGCCAGCTCTTTGCCAACCTCAGCCATGAGTTCCGCACGCCGCTCACCCTCATCCTCGACCCGCTCGAGCGCGTCGCCCGCGGCGAACTCGGCGACTTCGACGACTACGCGCGCCACAGCCTCGACATCGCCCGCCTCAACGGGCTCCGCCTGCTCCGCCTCGTCAACCAGCTCCTCGACCTCTCCAAGCTCGAAGCCGGCGGCATGGAACTCCAGGCCCGCCGGGGCGACCTCGTCGCTTTCCTCCAGCGCGCCGTCGACCTCTTCGGGGCCGAGGCCGAGCGCCTCGGGATCCGCCTCCTGTTCCAGAGCGAGACCGACCGCCTCGCGGTCTACTTCGACCCGGAGAAGCTGGAGAAGATCATCTTCAACCTCCTCTCGAACGCGCTCAAGGCGATGCCTCAGGGCGGCAAGGTGCTGGTCTCGGTGCGGACGAGCCCGGCCCTGGAAGACGACGGCGCGCCTGTTCACGCCGGCCACGCCGAGATCGCCATCCAGGACACCGGCATCGGCATCTCGGGCGACAAGCTGCCGCACATCTTCGACCGGTTCTACCAGGTGAAGGCCTCGACGCCCAGCCAGGGCACGGGCATCGGGCTGTCGATCGTGAAGGAACTGGCGGAGCTGCACCGGGGCGAGGTGCTCGCCGAGAGCCGGCTCGGGTTCGGGAGCACGTTTACGGTCCGCCTCCGGCTGGGCGACGCGCACCTGGGCGCGCACGAGCGCGTGGACGACGCCCCGGGCGAGGCGATGCTGCCGGCTCCCAGCCCGCTGTCGGAAGAGTCGCTCCTGGCCACGCGCAGCCTGCCCGACTCGCCGCGCCCCACCTCCGCCGCGCCACCCGTCGCCGCCGAGGCGGCCGACGCCGATGGCCCACCTTCGCCCCTCGTCCTCATCGTGGACGACCACGCCGACCTCCGCGAGACGGTCCGCCGCCACCTCGACCCGCACTACCGGCTCGTCGAGGCGAGCAACGGCGAGGAGGCGCTCAGCCTGGCGCGGGAGCGCCGCCCCGACCTCGTCGTCAGCGACATCCTCATGCCGGTGATGGACGGGCTCGAACTGTGCCAGCGCATCCGCGACGACGAGGCCATCGCCAGCACGCCGGTCATTCTGATCACCGCGCGGGGCGGCGACGAGACGCGGATCGCCGGTTTCGACACCGGGGCCGACGCCTACCTCACCAAACCGTTCATCGGCGAGGAGCTCCTGGCCCGGGCGGCGAACCTCATCCGGCAGCGCCGGACGATGCGGGAGCGGTTCAGCCAGGAGGTCGTCCTCGAACCGCTCGACCGGCCCGTCCGCTCCGCCGACGCCGCCTTTCTGGAAGGCCTCTACCAGATTGTCGAGGCCCACCTCGACGACGCCGGTTTCACCGTCGTTCAGCTCGCCGAGGAGGCCGCCATCAGCCCGGCGCAGCTCAAGCGTAAGCTCCGCGCGATCGCTGACCAGACCCCGGTCGAGCTGATCCGGACCTACCGGCTCCGGCGGGCCGAGAAGCTGCTCCGCGGCCAGGCCGGCACCGTCAGCGAGATCGCCTACGCCGTGGGCTTCAACAGCGTCTCCTACTTCGCGAAGGTCTTCCGCGAGCTCACCGGCAAGCGCCCCTCCGACGCCCTCGCCGACGCGGCAGCGAGCCGGACCGCCGAGGCCGTGACGGAGCCGGACTCGCAAAGCTAG